One stretch of Janibacter limosus DNA includes these proteins:
- the pstA gene encoding phosphate ABC transporter permease PstA, whose translation MTATTHDDVQADGRLEQPVRWAILAGSAIAAIALLAVVGGLNPLSVILVGAVIYCIAIYVASRAVEGARHATDRLVTGVVTTTFLLAMVPLVSVIWTIVSKGLDRLDPEFFTYSMRGVGSGDVGGAYHAIIGTVITTGIATLISVPIGLFAAIYLTEYGNKGVLARGLTFFVDVMTGIPSIVAGLFAIGFFTMMLGDEAYQAGIVGAVALAVLMIPTVVRSSEEMLRLVPNELREASYALGVSKWLTIAKVVLPTAIAGLATGITLAIARVMGETAPLLITMGASRAVNFNPLEGSMSALPLFAYSSYANPGTNKEDSIAAAWTAALVLMALVMILNIAARLISKFFAPKTGR comes from the coding sequence ATGACCGCCACCACGCACGACGACGTCCAGGCTGACGGGCGCCTGGAGCAGCCCGTCCGCTGGGCCATCCTCGCCGGGTCCGCCATCGCCGCGATCGCCCTGCTGGCCGTCGTCGGGGGGCTCAACCCGCTGAGCGTCATCCTCGTCGGCGCCGTGATCTACTGCATCGCCATCTACGTCGCATCGCGCGCCGTCGAGGGGGCACGTCACGCCACGGACCGCCTGGTCACGGGCGTCGTCACGACGACCTTCCTGCTGGCCATGGTGCCGCTCGTCTCGGTCATCTGGACGATCGTGTCCAAGGGCCTGGACCGGCTCGACCCGGAGTTCTTCACCTACTCGATGCGGGGCGTCGGCTCCGGCGACGTCGGCGGCGCCTACCACGCGATCATCGGCACCGTCATCACGACCGGCATCGCGACGCTGATCTCCGTGCCGATCGGCCTCTTCGCCGCGATCTACCTCACGGAGTACGGCAACAAGGGCGTCCTCGCCCGCGGCCTGACCTTCTTCGTCGACGTGATGACGGGAATCCCGTCCATCGTCGCCGGCCTCTTCGCCATCGGCTTCTTCACGATGATGCTCGGTGACGAGGCCTACCAGGCCGGCATCGTCGGCGCCGTCGCGCTGGCGGTCCTGATGATCCCCACGGTGGTCCGCTCCAGCGAGGAGATGCTCCGGCTCGTCCCCAACGAGCTGCGCGAGGCCAGCTACGCCCTGGGCGTCTCGAAGTGGCTGACCATCGCCAAGGTGGTGCTGCCGACCGCCATCGCCGGCCTCGCCACCGGCATCACCCTGGCCATCGCCCGCGTCATGGGCGAGACCGCGCCGCTGCTCATCACCATGGGGGCGTCGCGTGCGGTCAACTTCAACCCCCTCGAGGGGTCGATGTCGGCGCTGCCGCTCTTCGCCTACAGCTCCTACGCCAACCCGGGCACCAACAAGGAGGACAGCATCGCAGCTGCCTGGACGGCCGCCCTCGTCCTCATGGCCCTCGTCATGATCCTCAACATCGCTGCCCGGCTGATCTCCAAGTTCTTCGCCCCCAAGACCGGTCGCTGA
- a CDS encoding inorganic phosphate transporter, translated as MEWLPVALVTVLAMGFNYTNGFHDAANAIATSVSTRALTPRAALAMAAVANLFGAFFGAKVAETVGKGIIDAPDGNLGLVLCGAALLGAIGWNLLTWWLGLPSSSSHALIGGLGGAALVAGAAVKWMGIFEKVIVPMLISPVVGIIVGFLVMKLILRLFHDANPGRTKRGFRMAQTGSAAAMAFGHGMQDAAKTAGVVVLALTVSGHHPSGDDSIPLWVLVMSAVVISMGTYAGGWRIMRTLGRGIIHLDPPQGFAAEVTAASILYVATMLKAPISTTHAITAAIMGVGSTKSLKAVRWGVAKNIVGAWILTFPGAGLSAAICMWIGMAVFGV; from the coding sequence GTGGAGTGGCTTCCTGTTGCGCTCGTCACCGTGCTGGCGATGGGCTTCAACTACACCAACGGCTTCCATGACGCGGCCAACGCGATCGCGACCTCGGTCTCGACCCGGGCACTGACCCCCCGCGCCGCGCTCGCCATGGCCGCGGTGGCCAACCTCTTCGGTGCCTTCTTCGGTGCCAAGGTTGCCGAGACCGTGGGCAAGGGCATCATCGACGCCCCGGATGGCAACTTGGGCCTCGTGCTCTGCGGTGCGGCACTGCTCGGCGCCATCGGCTGGAACCTCCTCACCTGGTGGTTGGGCCTCCCTTCGTCCTCGTCGCACGCCCTCATCGGCGGTCTCGGCGGGGCAGCGCTCGTCGCCGGGGCGGCGGTGAAGTGGATGGGCATCTTCGAGAAGGTCATCGTCCCGATGCTCATCTCGCCCGTGGTCGGCATCATCGTCGGCTTCCTGGTGATGAAGCTGATCCTGCGGTTGTTCCACGACGCCAACCCCGGCCGCACCAAGCGCGGCTTCCGGATGGCGCAGACCGGCTCCGCGGCCGCCATGGCCTTCGGTCACGGCATGCAGGACGCCGCCAAGACCGCTGGTGTCGTCGTCCTGGCCCTCACCGTCTCCGGCCACCACCCCAGCGGCGACGACAGCATCCCGTTGTGGGTCCTCGTGATGTCCGCGGTCGTGATCTCCATGGGTACCTACGCCGGTGGCTGGCGGATCATGCGCACGCTGGGTCGCGGCATCATCCACCTCGACCCGCCGCAGGGCTTCGCCGCCGAGGTCACCGCGGCGTCGATCCTCTACGTCGCGACGATGCTCAAGGCACCGATCTCCACGACGCACGCGATCACCGCGGCGATCATGGGCGTCGGCTCGACGAAGTCGCTCAAGGCCGTCCGGTGGGGCGTCGCCAAGAACATCGTCGGCGCCTGGATCCTCACCTTCCCCGGCGCGGGCCTGTCCGCGGCGATCTGCATGTGGATCGGCATGGCGGTCTTCGGCGTCTGA
- a CDS encoding S8 family peptidase: MHARTAWGALLALTMTASGCSALGGDSPASTSSSSTPAPSSTAAHTSVQLFTPPAEGRDWVVVAKDPADTQRIADALKSDGLALTSINTAIGMVTLRSPDDDVQKRAKGVDGVSAAVTDRSAGWTPDEPQLPVAGDLTPATDIPTPPSPPKGGDPFDGWLWGAAAIDVAGAHEVTTGRREVRVGVIDTGIDASHPDLAPVLDTGLSRSFVTDLPDIDGPCEADGCVDPVGADDAGHGTHVAGTIAAAANGLGVTGVAPGVTLVDLRAGQDAGLFFIGPTINALTYAADQRLDVVNMSYYVDPWLVACRGGAPGDSPDQAAFQDVSIELMHRAYDVADKAGVTIVSSAGNDAADVGAPGTDETSPDYGGTARDRSVDPSSCERLPLDGKRVIGVASVDQGDARSTFSNWTSDPSDRRIDIAAPGGQEPDGRGGILSAMPRDLARAEGAIDDEGRVTQDGNQRVVRSCPDGIGDIDPDPDERCGLYTWLQGTSMASPHVAGVAALVISANGDRMRPADVAATLGRTATDKPCPADEGAVTCEGTTQLNGIFGEGVVDAAAAVR; encoded by the coding sequence ATGCACGCACGCACGGCCTGGGGCGCGCTCCTCGCGTTGACGATGACCGCGAGCGGCTGCTCCGCCCTCGGGGGCGACTCCCCCGCCAGCACGAGCAGCAGCTCGACTCCCGCGCCGTCGAGCACCGCCGCGCACACCTCCGTGCAACTCTTCACCCCACCCGCGGAGGGCCGCGACTGGGTCGTCGTCGCCAAGGACCCCGCGGACACGCAGCGCATCGCCGACGCCCTCAAGAGCGACGGCCTGGCCCTCACCTCGATCAACACGGCCATCGGCATGGTCACCCTGCGCAGCCCCGACGACGACGTGCAGAAGCGGGCGAAGGGGGTCGACGGCGTCTCCGCGGCCGTCACCGACCGCAGTGCCGGCTGGACCCCGGACGAGCCCCAGCTGCCCGTCGCCGGCGACCTCACCCCGGCGACCGACATCCCGACCCCGCCCTCCCCGCCGAAGGGGGGCGACCCCTTCGACGGGTGGCTCTGGGGTGCCGCTGCCATCGACGTCGCCGGTGCGCACGAGGTGACCACCGGCCGTCGTGAGGTGCGGGTCGGGGTCATCGACACCGGCATCGACGCCAGCCACCCCGACCTCGCGCCCGTGCTCGACACGGGCCTGTCGCGCTCCTTCGTCACCGACCTGCCCGACATCGACGGCCCCTGCGAGGCCGACGGCTGCGTCGACCCCGTCGGGGCGGACGACGCCGGCCACGGCACCCACGTCGCCGGCACGATCGCCGCCGCGGCCAACGGGCTCGGCGTCACCGGTGTCGCACCGGGCGTCACGCTCGTGGACCTGCGGGCCGGTCAGGACGCCGGGCTCTTCTTCATCGGCCCGACGATCAACGCACTGACCTACGCCGCCGACCAGCGCCTCGACGTGGTCAACATGAGCTACTACGTCGACCCGTGGCTCGTCGCCTGCCGCGGTGGGGCACCAGGCGACTCGCCCGATCAGGCCGCCTTCCAGGACGTCTCGATCGAGCTCATGCACCGTGCCTACGACGTCGCGGACAAGGCCGGTGTGACGATCGTCAGCTCGGCCGGCAACGATGCCGCCGACGTGGGGGCCCCGGGCACCGACGAGACGAGCCCGGACTACGGCGGGACGGCGCGCGACCGCTCGGTGGACCCGTCGAGCTGCGAGCGCCTCCCGCTCGACGGCAAGCGCGTGATCGGCGTCGCCTCCGTCGACCAGGGCGATGCGCGCTCGACCTTCTCCAACTGGACCTCGGACCCGAGCGATCGCCGGATCGACATCGCCGCACCCGGCGGCCAGGAGCCCGATGGTCGCGGCGGCATCCTCTCGGCGATGCCGCGTGACCTTGCCCGCGCAGAGGGCGCCATCGACGACGAGGGGCGGGTCACGCAGGACGGCAACCAGCGGGTCGTGCGCAGCTGCCCCGACGGCATCGGCGACATCGACCCGGACCCTGACGAGCGCTGCGGCCTCTACACCTGGCTGCAGGGGACGTCGATGGCCTCGCCGCACGTCGCCGGCGTGGCGGCCCTGGTCATCAGCGCGAACGGTGACCGGATGCGGCCCGCGGACGTGGCGGCGACGCTGGGGAGGACCGCGACCGACAAGCCCTGCCCGGCGGACGAGGGCGCCGTCACCTGCGAGGGGACGACGCAGCTCAACGGCATCTTCGGAGAGGGCGTCGTCGACGCGGCTGCGGCGGTGCGTTAG
- the pstB gene encoding phosphate ABC transporter ATP-binding protein PstB translates to MSKRIDVKNLDIYYSDFLAVKDVSVTIEPRSVTALIGPSGCGKSTFLRSLNRMHEVIPGAHVKGEVVIDGENLYGKGVDPVMVRRKVGMVFQKPNPFPTMSIRENVLAGVKLNNKRIKRSDADELVETSLRGANLWNEVKDRLDKPGSGLSGGQQQRLCIARTIAVKPEVVLMDEPCSALDPISTLAVEDLIAELKENYTIVIVTHNMQQAARCSDRTGFFNIEGTGKPGQLVEFADTQHIFNNPSEKATEDYISGRFG, encoded by the coding sequence GTGTCCAAGCGCATCGACGTCAAGAACCTCGACATCTACTACAGCGACTTCCTGGCGGTGAAGGACGTCTCCGTCACCATCGAGCCCCGGTCGGTCACGGCGCTCATCGGCCCCTCGGGCTGCGGCAAGTCGACCTTCCTCCGCTCGCTCAACCGCATGCACGAGGTCATTCCCGGCGCCCACGTCAAGGGCGAGGTCGTCATCGACGGGGAGAACCTCTACGGCAAGGGCGTCGACCCGGTGATGGTCCGCCGCAAGGTGGGCATGGTCTTCCAGAAGCCCAACCCCTTCCCCACCATGTCGATCCGCGAAAACGTGCTGGCCGGCGTCAAGCTCAACAACAAGCGGATCAAGCGGTCCGACGCCGACGAGCTCGTCGAGACGAGCCTGCGCGGCGCCAACCTGTGGAACGAGGTCAAGGACCGGCTCGACAAGCCGGGCTCCGGCCTCTCCGGCGGCCAGCAGCAGCGTCTGTGCATCGCCCGCACGATCGCGGTCAAGCCCGAGGTCGTCCTCATGGACGAGCCGTGCTCGGCGCTCGACCCGATCTCCACGCTCGCGGTCGAGGACCTCATCGCGGAGCTGAAGGAGAACTACACGATCGTCATCGTGACGCACAACATGCAGCAGGCGGCCCGCTGCTCCGACCGCACCGGCTTCTTCAACATCGAGGGCACCGGCAAGCCGGGTCAGCTGGTGGAGTTCGCCGACACGCAGCACATCTTCAACAACCCGTCCGAGAAGGCCACGGAGGACTACATCTCCGGCCGCTTCGGCTGA
- a CDS encoding DUF47 domain-containing protein has translation MGILKPSSRDDAFFQLLADSARQCVAAAGLLTQMLAADTTEREVLLPRLKDIEHEADEATHAIIRKVNTSFVTPFDHGDIVELAASLDDCTDAIEAAGQMVVLYRMNGLMPDITAQMEVIVRMAQLTADAMPRLATMKELPEYWVEINRLENEGDVIYRTLLRDLFGGAVTDPIEVIKHKDIIERLEQAADCFETVAHRVESIVIKES, from the coding sequence GTGGGCATCTTGAAACCGTCCTCCCGGGACGATGCGTTCTTCCAGCTGCTCGCCGACAGTGCTCGTCAGTGCGTCGCGGCGGCTGGGCTCCTCACCCAGATGTTGGCGGCGGACACCACCGAGCGCGAGGTGCTGCTGCCTCGCCTGAAGGACATCGAGCACGAGGCGGACGAGGCGACCCACGCCATCATCCGCAAGGTCAACACCAGCTTCGTCACCCCCTTCGACCACGGTGACATCGTCGAGCTCGCCGCCTCCCTGGACGACTGCACCGACGCGATCGAGGCGGCCGGCCAGATGGTGGTGCTCTACCGGATGAATGGCCTCATGCCGGACATCACCGCTCAGATGGAGGTGATCGTGCGGATGGCCCAGCTGACGGCCGACGCCATGCCGCGGCTGGCCACGATGAAGGAGCTGCCCGAGTACTGGGTGGAGATCAACCGCCTGGAGAACGAGGGCGACGTCATCTACCGAACGCTGCTTCGTGACCTCTTCGGCGGGGCGGTGACCGATCCGATCGAGGTCATCAAGCACAAGGACATCATCGAGCGTCTCGAGCAGGCGGCAGATTGCTTCGAGACGGTGGCGCACCGGGTCGAGAGCATCGTCATCAAGGAGTCCTGA
- a CDS encoding ABC transporter substrate-binding protein, which yields MNPLRPARAAALVLVAGLLAACSADAGARSTAASSEVSVTNCGVDTPFPTPAQRMYVGGDGNLLAMVLALGAADQVAGVVGLDDARGPLSRVYGADSLAGLTQATPDYPTMENVIARRPDVVLAGWNYGYSEDTKLTPELLADRDIAGYVLSESCRQPDGRRGTMPPWDALREDIDNLGVITGREDAAERVNADITARRTALEDAPQATRPPTVFLFDSGTKQIFTSGSQGAPQAIIEAAGGANATAGVKDTWTEVSWEQLVSSKPDFFAFVDYEGQSFRDKVKVLESNPATKDLPAVKEKRYLNLPIPAWTSSPLNIDAAEQLRAALEEDGLVPASGIRPEHDLQP from the coding sequence ATGAACCCCCTTCGTCCTGCTCGCGCAGCCGCGCTCGTCCTCGTCGCCGGTCTGCTCGCCGCCTGCAGCGCCGACGCCGGCGCCCGGTCTACGGCTGCGTCGAGCGAGGTGTCCGTCACCAACTGCGGCGTGGACACCCCCTTCCCCACCCCCGCCCAGCGGATGTACGTCGGCGGCGACGGCAACCTGCTCGCGATGGTGCTCGCCCTCGGGGCCGCGGACCAGGTCGCTGGCGTGGTCGGGCTCGACGACGCCCGCGGGCCGCTGTCGCGGGTCTACGGTGCGGACTCGCTCGCCGGCCTCACGCAGGCGACCCCCGACTACCCGACGATGGAGAATGTCATCGCCCGACGACCCGACGTGGTGCTCGCCGGGTGGAACTACGGGTACTCCGAGGACACCAAGCTCACCCCCGAGCTGCTCGCCGACCGCGACATCGCCGGCTACGTCCTGTCCGAGAGCTGCCGGCAGCCCGACGGGCGGCGCGGCACCATGCCGCCGTGGGACGCGCTGCGGGAGGACATCGACAACCTCGGTGTGATCACCGGGCGCGAGGACGCCGCCGAGCGGGTCAACGCCGACATCACCGCGCGCCGCACCGCCCTGGAGGACGCCCCGCAGGCCACGCGCCCGCCGACGGTCTTCCTCTTCGACTCCGGCACCAAGCAGATCTTCACCTCCGGCTCCCAGGGCGCACCGCAGGCGATCATCGAGGCCGCTGGTGGCGCCAATGCCACGGCGGGGGTCAAGGACACGTGGACCGAGGTCTCGTGGGAGCAGCTCGTCTCCTCCAAGCCGGACTTCTTCGCCTTCGTCGACTACGAGGGGCAGAGCTTCCGCGACAAGGTCAAGGTCCTGGAGTCCAACCCCGCGACCAAGGACCTGCCGGCCGTCAAGGAGAAGCGCTATCTCAACCTGCCGATCCCGGCGTGGACGAGCAGCCCGCTCAACATCGACGCCGCCGAGCAGCTGCGTGCCGCGCTGGAGGAGGACGGCCTCGTCCCCGCGAGCGGCATCCGCCCCGAGCACGACCTCCAGCCGTGA
- the pstC gene encoding phosphate ABC transporter permease subunit PstC yields the protein MSSTSAVDPKSTASGLRSGRRYGDSIFSALSVSAGVVILLVLVGVTFFLLFGAKDALLADSSEVRGGNGLVAYVGPLIFGTLLSSIIALIIAVPLSIGIALFISHYAPRRLAAGLGYVVDLLAAVPSIIFGLWGMQIAQSAVPSFEFLNEYLGWIPLFSGSVTTTGRTMLMIGIVLAIMILPIMTAVNREVFLQTPRLHEEASLALGATRSEMIRQTVLPFGQSGIVSGAMLGLGRALGETMAVAIILSASGGGYSWELLTSNTPGTIAGDIALNFPESFGIERSTLFVSGLALFVVTFLVNMFARWIVSRRSEFSGAN from the coding sequence GTGAGCAGCACCTCAGCAGTGGACCCGAAATCGACCGCCAGCGGTCTCCGGTCCGGCCGACGCTACGGCGACAGCATCTTCAGCGCGCTGTCCGTGTCCGCCGGAGTCGTCATCCTCCTCGTCCTGGTGGGCGTGACCTTCTTCCTCTTGTTCGGGGCGAAGGATGCCCTCCTCGCGGACTCCAGCGAGGTGCGCGGCGGCAACGGTCTCGTCGCCTACGTCGGGCCCCTCATCTTCGGGACATTGCTGTCGTCGATCATCGCGCTGATCATCGCCGTGCCGCTCTCCATCGGCATCGCGCTCTTCATCAGCCACTACGCCCCTCGGCGCTTGGCTGCCGGCCTGGGCTACGTCGTCGACCTGCTCGCTGCCGTCCCCTCGATCATCTTCGGTCTCTGGGGCATGCAGATCGCACAGAGCGCGGTGCCCTCCTTCGAGTTCCTCAACGAGTACCTCGGCTGGATCCCACTCTTCTCCGGGTCCGTGACCACCACGGGCCGCACGATGCTCATGATCGGCATCGTCCTGGCGATCATGATCCTGCCGATCATGACGGCTGTGAACCGCGAGGTCTTCCTGCAGACCCCTCGCCTGCACGAGGAGGCCTCCCTGGCCCTGGGCGCGACGCGCTCCGAGATGATCCGCCAGACGGTTCTTCCCTTCGGGCAGTCCGGCATCGTCTCCGGCGCCATGCTGGGCCTCGGTCGGGCGCTCGGCGAGACGATGGCCGTCGCCATCATCCTGTCCGCCAGCGGTGGCGGATACTCGTGGGAGCTGCTCACCTCCAACACGCCCGGCACCATCGCCGGTGACATCGCGCTGAACTTCCCCGAGTCCTTCGGCATCGAGCGCAGCACGCTCTTCGTCTCGGGTCTGGCGCTCTTCGTCGTCACCTTCCTCGTCAACATGTTCGCCCGGTGGATCGTCTCCCGCCGTTCCGAGTTCTCTGGAGCCAACTGA
- a CDS encoding ABC transporter ATP-binding protein gives MSHLSSRGLAAAVGGHTIVSGVDLDVPRGSMLALVGRNGSGKSTLVRALVGLRPPAAGTVAIDGVDLRTLTPRQRATRVAYVPQEDGPPEDLLVGEMVAMGRIPHRPPWAVDAKGEAPLVMEALELVGMADKVDRPCQHLSGGERRRVLLARGIAQGADLLVLDEPTNHLDVHHQIQLLETLRALGCTVIAAVHDLQLAAAHFDAVAVLHAGAVHAVGQPADVLTPATVHDVFDVPATQLTDPATGRVHLVLGPGAPVPAPRKVPA, from the coding sequence ATGAGCCACCTGTCCAGCCGCGGCCTCGCCGCCGCCGTCGGGGGTCACACGATCGTCAGTGGTGTCGACCTCGACGTCCCCCGCGGGTCGATGCTCGCCCTCGTGGGGCGCAACGGCAGCGGCAAGTCCACCCTCGTCCGGGCCCTCGTCGGGCTGCGCCCGCCCGCCGCCGGGACCGTCGCGATCGACGGGGTCGACCTGCGGACCCTCACCCCGCGCCAGCGCGCCACCCGCGTCGCCTACGTGCCGCAGGAGGACGGGCCTCCCGAGGACCTGCTCGTCGGCGAGATGGTTGCGATGGGCCGCATCCCGCACCGGCCACCGTGGGCCGTCGACGCGAAGGGGGAGGCCCCTCTCGTCATGGAGGCCCTCGAGCTCGTCGGGATGGCCGACAAGGTCGACCGGCCCTGCCAGCACCTCTCGGGCGGGGAGCGACGCCGCGTGCTGCTCGCCCGCGGCATCGCCCAGGGGGCCGATCTGCTCGTCCTCGACGAGCCGACCAACCACCTGGACGTCCATCACCAGATCCAGCTGCTGGAGACGCTGCGCGCGCTCGGGTGCACCGTCATCGCGGCCGTGCACGACCTGCAGCTCGCGGCCGCGCACTTCGACGCCGTGGCGGTCCTCCACGCCGGGGCCGTGCACGCCGTCGGGCAGCCCGCCGACGTCCTGACCCCGGCGACCGTGCACGACGTCTTCGACGTCCCCGCCACCCAGCTCACCGACCCGGCAACCGGCCGCGTCCACCTCGTCCTCGGGCCCGGTGCGCCCGTCCCCGCCCCACGGAAGGTCCCAGCATGA
- a CDS encoding enoyl-CoA hydratase/isomerase family protein, with amino-acid sequence MGVTYEASDRLARIVLDRPEAGNALDLDMARALREQVERALGDPYVDILTLTANGEDFCLGSDTTDAEAADDPTTAVFELAAALEELFSLLNSSSKLVLVGVHGRAMGSGLGLVLAGDLAFCAQDATFCVAPKGGTGAPDPGLAWLLPRAIGQQRALSFGLGGRTLDASTADDWGIAELAPDGDVAAALKDAADNLGGEHLWANSEMRRLLHASWETSRTELSQSEAVTLVRALLTRNKA; translated from the coding sequence GTGGGAGTTACGTATGAAGCATCTGACCGCCTCGCCCGAATCGTCCTGGACCGGCCCGAGGCCGGCAACGCGCTCGATCTCGACATGGCCCGCGCCCTGCGCGAGCAGGTCGAGCGAGCCCTCGGCGACCCCTATGTCGACATCCTCACGCTGACGGCCAACGGCGAGGACTTCTGCCTCGGCTCGGACACGACCGACGCCGAGGCTGCCGACGACCCGACGACGGCGGTCTTCGAGCTCGCGGCAGCGCTCGAGGAGCTCTTCTCGCTGCTCAACTCCTCGAGCAAGCTCGTCCTCGTCGGCGTGCACGGCCGGGCCATGGGCTCGGGCCTGGGGCTCGTGCTGGCGGGTGACCTGGCCTTCTGCGCCCAGGACGCGACCTTCTGCGTCGCTCCCAAGGGCGGCACGGGTGCACCCGACCCGGGCCTGGCCTGGCTGCTGCCGCGGGCGATCGGCCAGCAGCGGGCGCTGTCCTTCGGGCTGGGCGGCCGCACCCTCGATGCGTCGACCGCCGACGACTGGGGGATCGCAGAGCTGGCGCCCGACGGCGACGTCGCGGCCGCCCTCAAGGACGCCGCGGACAACCTCGGTGGCGAGCACCTGTGGGCCAACTCCGAGATGCGACGCCTGCTGCACGCCTCGTGGGAGACCTCGCGCACCGAGCTGTCCCAGTCCGAGGCGGTCACCCTCGTGCGAGCCCTCCTCACCCGTAACAAGGCCTGA
- a CDS encoding FecCD family ABC transporter permease: MSHDRPGGRHLPTGPLVLTLLVATAVSAVVSLALGSEPLTISGVVDVLQARLTGGRGADPTYDTIVWELRAPRVLMALVVGAGLSIAGACMQTLVRNPLADPYLLGVSSGAGVGATLVIVLGALSGLGIWALSFGALGGALVATALVFGISMAQGGITPLRLVLTGVVMSAAFSSVSSFLVFYSADPRATQSVLFWLLGSLSGSVWAQVLPSVIAVSLAVAVLMALHSWLDALAAGPEVAASLGVPVAALRITLFVLVSVLVGVLVAVSGGIGFVGLVVPHLARIVVGARHRCVLPVAAVGGALFMLWVDVAARVAVRPQEIPLSVVTGLVGAPVFLLLLGRRHYTYSGGEG; encoded by the coding sequence GTGTCCCACGACCGTCCCGGGGGACGGCACCTGCCGACCGGACCCCTCGTCCTCACCCTGCTGGTGGCCACGGCCGTCAGCGCCGTCGTCTCGCTCGCCCTCGGCTCCGAGCCGCTCACCATCTCCGGTGTCGTCGACGTGCTGCAGGCCCGCCTGACCGGCGGCCGGGGCGCCGACCCCACCTACGACACGATCGTCTGGGAGCTGCGCGCACCGCGCGTGCTCATGGCCCTCGTCGTCGGCGCCGGCCTGTCCATCGCGGGCGCCTGCATGCAGACCCTCGTGCGCAACCCGCTCGCCGACCCCTACCTGCTCGGGGTCTCCTCGGGTGCAGGGGTCGGCGCGACGCTCGTCATCGTCCTCGGGGCGCTCAGCGGCCTGGGGATCTGGGCGCTGTCCTTCGGCGCGCTGGGCGGAGCCCTCGTGGCGACCGCGCTCGTCTTCGGGATCTCGATGGCCCAGGGCGGGATCACCCCCCTTCGCCTCGTCCTGACGGGGGTGGTCATGTCGGCGGCCTTCTCGTCCGTGTCGAGCTTCCTCGTCTTCTACAGCGCCGACCCCCGGGCCACCCAGTCGGTGCTCTTCTGGCTGCTCGGCAGCCTCTCGGGGTCGGTGTGGGCCCAGGTCCTGCCCTCGGTGATCGCCGTGTCGCTCGCTGTCGCGGTCCTCATGGCCCTCCACTCGTGGCTCGACGCGCTCGCCGCGGGCCCCGAGGTCGCCGCCTCGCTCGGCGTCCCGGTGGCGGCGCTGCGGATCACGCTCTTCGTCCTCGTGTCCGTCCTCGTCGGCGTGCTCGTCGCGGTGTCCGGCGGCATCGGCTTCGTCGGGCTCGTCGTGCCGCACCTGGCCCGCATCGTGGTCGGCGCCCGGCACCGCTGCGTCCTGCCGGTCGCGGCCGTCGGCGGCGCACTCTTCATGCTCTGGGTCGACGTCGCGGCGCGCGTCGCCGTGCGTCCCCAGGAGATCCCGCTGAGCGTCGTCACCGGGCTCGTCGGCGCCCCGGTCTTCCTGCTCCTGCTCGGCCGGCGCCACTACACCTACTCAGGAGGAGAGGGATGA